ACTACCAGTACCAATGCCGCATATTCTAGGACACGAATGGTTCGGAACTGTGCGCGAACTTGGAAAGGGTGTCAAGGTGGATTACACAGGAAAGCCGCTGGAAGAAGGCGACTATATTGCGACATGTCTCGCGAAATGCAACAACTGCTGGTACTGCCACAACCTGCCAGGAAGAGAGAGCCTGTGCATGAATATGGATGTCGTCGGTATCAGCACTCATAAGGCGACGGACCCACCACACTTCTGGGGCGCTTTCGCTGAGCACGTCTACATTCCATCGCACATCCCAGTGTTCAAGTTCCCGCCAGGTTTGACCGAGAAGGAAATGGTATTGGTTGAGCCCATGGCTGTAGCGACCAGATCCTTCAAGAGGGCGCAGTCTGGTGGAACGGACTGTGCGTATGCAGGTGAAGGAGTTGACCCATCCCAGACCGTTGTCATCCAGGGTCTTGGTCCGATCGGCCAGTGCCACACAGTTGTCAACAATGTATACGGCATGACAAACATCATCGGTATCGACATTGTCCCGAGCAGGCTCGAGCAGGCAAAGAAGATGGGTGCGACAGAAGTCATCAACATGAAGGATTACCCGACAGTTGAAGATCGTGTTGAGAAGATTATGGAGCTGACAAACGGAATTGGTGCAGATGTCGTTATTGAGGCAACTGGTGTACCTGCGGCATTCTCGGAGTCGTTCAAGCTTGTCCGCCGCGGTGGAACGATCGTTGAAATGGGGCACTTCACAAACACCGGAGAAACCACTGTGAACCCGCATGTCGACTTCTGCAACAAAGAAGTCAATGTCTTCGGCAGCTGGGGATACTCCAAGTTTGAATACAGAACGGCCATTGCTGTCATGATGAAGGCAAAGAAGATGGGTATCCCATTCGGAGAGATTTGTGCCGAGATCGCACCGCTAGAGGATTTGCCAAACCAGATCATAAGGCAGGAGAAGAAGCTATCTCCAGGTAAGATTGCAGTAAGGCCTTAGAAGGATCTTAAGGCAGTGGATTTGAAGATCCACTGCTTCTTTCTATCATTTTTTAAATCGTTTGAAATTTGAACTTCATTTTTTGAAAATCCAACGAATGTTTTCGAGAATGAGAAATCACAAGAAATAAACATCTCTCATGAAAAATCCAGGGGTGAATGGTATAAAAAAGAAAAACAAGGGATAATTCGATGGAAAGAACTTGAGTCTCTTACATCTTCAACGCTTTTTTAACTTCCTCGTATCTTGCTTTCTGTTCTGGTGTAAGGTTAGGATCACTCTCGATTTTTGAAGAAATCTTACCCCACAGCCATTCCTTGTGCTGCTCAGGTACCCTGCTCCATTTCTTCTGAACAATATCGATCGGAAACTCAGCCTTCATGATAAATCCAAGGATCTTCCTTTCTGCTTCATCTTCCAAATGCATCGACATAAAAGCGCACATGGGGGCAGGAATCAAAAAGACGACATATAAGGGTTTCGGGCAGACAAAGATCGTCTGCCTCCATTCTCAAGAAAGGTTTTTACGAAATTCCTTTCATCCTCTGATTCTCTTCAAAACCTCATCTTCCCTGATGCCCGAAAGTACACGTGCGTATTCCGCTTTCGCCGCGAGATTTCCCTGCCTTAGGATCATGATCCTCTGCGCCTGTGGAGAGCCAGCGCCATGCATTGATTCGATGAGGGCAGTCCCCGTTGAGATGTTTTCTATCAACCGTATTAGCCTCGCTCTCTCTTCCGCCGATACACCCTCTTTTGCTTTGAGATACTTCTGAAGATACTTATTCACCTTTGGATTCTGGAAATCCTTCTGCGATGGCAGTGTTGCGACAATCCCGCCTGCCAGATCCTGAGCGAGTCTTCCTATTTCGTAAATAAACCGGGTTACATTTTGCTTCGTGACATTTGCTAGCAAGGGATCAACCAAATATGCCCCAGACTTCGTTTTGAACCCCTCACTAGAACAGGCGATAGAGCAGCAATAAAGCGTCTCCGTTAGATGGATCATTTCCGTGAGCTTATCTCTAACATGGGAAGCATCTTGAATTCCGTGAGCATCGGCGAGGGCGGCGCTCGCGCCAATGATCACATCGCTAACACCAGCCTTACACCCACCGTAATTCTGTCTGTGGTAGGAGGCGAATCTTTCCACCAACATGCCAGAAAACTCGAATTCTCCAGCCATGAAAACTCTCTCATTCGGAATGAAAACATCATCGAAGATGACAAGCGCTTCTCCACCGACAATGCCATATCCGATATTCCCTCGATCAAGAGTTCTCTCGAATTTCCTTGTATCATTGGTTTGTCGCCCCAAAATGTGAATAACTCCTTTTTCATCAGAAGGGACCGCGAAAGAAACTGCATAATCAGCATCATCAGCGGTCATATTGAGTGTTGGCATGATGAGCATCATGTGCGAATTGACGGAGCCCGTTTGATGGGCCTTTGCTCCTCTAACGACGATTCCGTCCTCTCTCCTCTCAACGATATGGACGAACATATCTGGATCAGCTTGCTGGGATGGTCGCAGCCCTCGATTCCCTTTTACGTCTGTCATTGCTCCTCCAATCATGAGGTCTTCTTCCTGAACTTTTAAGACAAACCGTTTCAATCTCTCAAAATAATTGGTTCCGAGTTTCTGATCCATTTCGTATGTCGTTGTGTACAAGGCGTTCATCGCGTCCAAGCCAACGCATCTTTGGAAACACGAGCCAGTTTTTCTCCCAAGAAGCCGCAACATTTTGACTTTCTTGACGAGGTCTTCGGTACTTTGATGAATATGCGTGAAACGATTGATCGTTTTTCCCGTCAGATGGGATTTAGCAGTCATCAGGTCTGAATACTGGGGATCATGAGCTAGCTCATAAGTCATTGCAACTGCGTTGGCATGTTCCCATGTAAATGGATGATCAGCCACGTTCTCTATTCTTTCTCCGAAAACATATGCTTCCGTCTTCATCCTGCGCAGGCTATCCAGATATTGTTTTCCGTTCATCATAACGATCATCTCGATAACACGACAATGAGTAAACGAGTCTATCCTCTAATGAATATTTCTCAATGTGCGATTTGATTTAATAAATGAAGATTGCTTCTCGTCCGCGTAATCCTGTAATTCGCATCGACACTCCTGTTCAAATAAATAATTTCGAAGATTAGAAAACCATGTTTCCCGATATCTCAGCCGGTGAATCACTATGATTACGCGTGCGGTAGATACAAAAACTGTAAAAGTCACCAATAAAATAACAAGAAGAATGGTCGTGTGTGGGCAGAAATGTCAGATCATTGAGTTTGTGCTGGAGAAGGGTGCAGTGATACCTGCGCACAGACATCCTCATGAGCAGATTGGTTATGTGCAGAAAGGAAAACTCAAGATGTTAATCGACGGCCAGATCAGCATTTTAACTCAGGGAGATGGATACTGGATCGAGCCAAATGTGGAACATGAAGTCGAGGTTCTCGAAGATTCGATCGCTATTGACGTCTTTTCACCACCAAGAGAAGACTTTAAGACATAACCTAATAAGGATTGGAATCCAACTCCGGCCCAACAAACGATATCACCATCACGAAATCATAAAAAATCATGTTGGAAAGAGATTTCTAAGAAGTTCGACCAGAACGACAAGAGCGATCGCCATTCCGATGACAAACCAGGGATTGATCTTTATCGCTTTTTCATCTTCCGATTCAAAATATCTTATTAATCCTGCTGCCGATTGAAAACCCTCACTCTTTTTCTTGGGCATACATCACTCTGATTTTTCATCGTCGTATTTATAGATTATCAATCAGCTCACCGTGCAACTTGTGCGATTGAGGACAAAAAGATAGATTGATTCAAGGTCGCTCTGTCCATAGATTTATATTTTAACTACAGATTCTTCCGTCTCGGTACGATGCATTGGGCAGACGTTATTGCGAGATCCCTGACCTCAACGACAGACAACCATCTTATTTCCACAGGGATAAGTCCCTCTGGTTTTATTCATGTTGGTAGCTTGAGAGAGGCAATTACTGCAGGCGCGATTCAGAAGGCACTCACAGGTCTTGGAGCGAAGGCAAGACTTATCTATCTCATCGATTCCTTCGATCCCCTGCGAAAAAGATATCCCTTTCTCCCTGAGGATTTCGAGGATGAGGTGGGCAGGCCACTCAGTCATGTGAGGTGTCCGTGTGGATCCCACAAGAACTACGCCCATCATTTCATTCAGCCATTCTTGGAAGCTCTGGACATCCTTGGAATAAAACCTGAGATATATTGGACTCATGAGCTGTATGCGAAAGGCATATTCGCTGATGCAATCGATACGGTCATCAATGCCAAGATGAAGATTGTCGAGATTTTGCGGGAAGTCACAAAAAGAGAAATCTCGGATGACTATTTTCCATATAATCCACGATGCAGCTCGTGCGGGAAATTTGCTGATGTCGAAATTCTTCGATATGAGCGCCCATTCGTTTACTATCGGTGTAGATGTGGGAATAATGGTAAAGCAGACATTAGGAAGGATGATGGGAAGCTTCCCTGGCGGATCGAATGGGCAGCAAAATGGAAAATTTTCGGCGTTACCTGTGAGCCATTTGGCAAGGATCACGCGGCCGCAGGCGGATCATACGACACCGGCGTGAGATTCGCTCGGGAGATTTTCGGAATCAAGCCGCCGTTTCCCGTGCCGTACGAATTTGTACAGCTTAAGGGTAAAGGGCAGATGCACAAGTCTACAGGTTCCGTAATTACGGGAATTGACGCCCTTAAAATCACACCCGCACCCGTCCTAAGTTTCACAATCCTCCGATACAATCCAGATCGTCATATCGATTATGATCCTGGTCTTGGGATTCTAGAAATGGTTGATGAATACGATAGAATTGAAAGGCTATATTACAAAGGCGGCGCGGAGGAGAAGGAACTGGATTTACTCCGCGCTTACGAACTCTCCCAACCGAAATTCATCAGAACTCAGATGCCACTTCAGGTACCGTATCGACATCTCGTCAACGTAGTTCAGATCACCGACTCATTCGAAGGTGTGATCGAGATTCTAAAAAGGACTGAACACATCTCCGAGATCTCACAGCTTGATGCAGAAGTATTATGGGAAAGAGTGCAATGCGTGAAATATTGGCTTCAGCACTTTGCGCCCGATGAGGTAAAATTTTCGCTGGCGATGGAAACGCCAATAATAAAATTGGACGAGGTGGAAAGCGCTTTTCTCAATTGTCTCAATGCAGCGTTAAGAGACATCGATTGGGAGGCAGATACAATACATAACAGCATATATGGCTGCGCTAAAACGAGCGGACTGAGTGCAGCAAAGGCATTCCAACTCCTCTACCAGATCTTCATCAACAGAATGTCGGGACCGCGACTAGGCTACTTCTTTTCGACACTCGATAAGAAATTTGTGCTCGCAAGAATTGAAAGCGTTTTGCATGCACGATAACCAATGGTATACAGACCCAAAACAGGAAAGATCAAGAAGTTTCAATCAAATGATACCAAGTTCCGTCAGCTTTTCTGGCAAGTACGTATCTGTTACATAATCCAGGCCGTATTTTGCTAGCGCCTGCTGCTCCGCCTTCTTTCCGATTTCAAGCATCGTCTCGATTTCATTTCGCCAGAATTCGTCATTGAATCTCGGATCATTGAGCTCAGCATTCAATGCGCGGATATCCATATCTGTCAATTTGTCCGTTGGCAGATCATAATTGATGATGTCTGATGCAGTGATGCCAATGAACTCAGCGGTGGGCGTTGCAAGATACTCGGAAATATGGGCGGTCTTGATCGCACCGTAGGCGACTGATGCGAAAATCCTGAAGGACCAGGGATCTCCATCGGTGAATACAACGACAGGCAATTGTAGCTCTTCATTGAGCCGTTTGATGAATCGTCTTGTACTTCTTGCAGGTTGCCCTTTAAGATGGACAAGGAGTGCGTCGAACTTTTCATCAAAGCCGTTTTCTACCAGGCGGTCAAACATACCGCCAGTTTCAATCGCTATGACGAATTTCGCGCTCGTTTCGATTAATTCTATTTTTTCTTTTTCTACATTATACGGGATACTGTAACCAGAATCCCCAACATCATCTCTGCAGTTAATACGTTTTAGCTTGCCCTTTCTGTCGACTTCTGTGATCGTCAAGTCTCCGATGACACTCGCGCCGTTTTCTTCGGGTCTCAGTTTGAAATCCTCTCTTAGGCATTTGGTGACAATTTCCAGATCCTCTGCCAGTAAATTTGATTCATCCTGTGATGAAAACTTTGCTTTCCCCCATCCTTCCGAGATATAATACATCTCTCTCAGAGTTGAAGACTTGTTATTTGCGATCATGTCCTCGATGAATTCAAGAACAAACATCGTGCGGAGAAGCATCTGGGCACCTCTCGTTTTCTTTGCTGTCCGCGCACCCATCGCTTTACCGTATTTCCAAACGCCGAGTTTGGGATCGAATTTGATATTCCCTTTAGTTCTCAAAGGAAT
This region of Methanomassiliicoccales archaeon genomic DNA includes:
- a CDS encoding zinc-binding dehydrogenase, whose amino-acid sequence is MAKAFVLTKAGGPENLKMMDFPTPKAKPGDIVADVKLCGVCGTDTHIIYGRLPVPMPHILGHEWFGTVRELGKGVKVDYTGKPLEEGDYIATCLAKCNNCWYCHNLPGRESLCMNMDVVGISTHKATDPPHFWGAFAEHVYIPSHIPVFKFPPGLTEKEMVLVEPMAVATRSFKRAQSGGTDCAYAGEGVDPSQTVVIQGLGPIGQCHTVVNNVYGMTNIIGIDIVPSRLEQAKKMGATEVINMKDYPTVEDRVEKIMELTNGIGADVVIEATGVPAAFSESFKLVRRGGTIVEMGHFTNTGETTVNPHVDFCNKEVNVFGSWGYSKFEYRTAIAVMMKAKKMGIPFGEICAEIAPLEDLPNQIIRQEKKLSPGKIAVRP
- a CDS encoding 4-hydroxyphenylacetate 3-hydroxylase family protein — translated: MMNGKQYLDSLRRMKTEAYVFGERIENVADHPFTWEHANAVAMTYELAHDPQYSDLMTAKSHLTGKTINRFTHIHQSTEDLVKKVKMLRLLGRKTGSCFQRCVGLDAMNALYTTTYEMDQKLGTNYFERLKRFVLKVQEEDLMIGGAMTDVKGNRGLRPSQQADPDMFVHIVERREDGIVVRGAKAHQTGSVNSHMMLIMPTLNMTADDADYAVSFAVPSDEKGVIHILGRQTNDTRKFERTLDRGNIGYGIVGGEALVIFDDVFIPNERVFMAGEFEFSGMLVERFASYHRQNYGGCKAGVSDVIIGASAALADAHGIQDASHVRDKLTEMIHLTETLYCCSIACSSEGFKTKSGAYLVDPLLANVTKQNVTRFIYEIGRLAQDLAGGIVATLPSQKDFQNPKVNKYLQKYLKAKEGVSAEERARLIRLIENISTGTALIESMHGAGSPQAQRIMILRQGNLAAKAEYARVLSGIREDEVLKRIRG
- a CDS encoding cupin domain-containing protein; the protein is MITRAVDTKTVKVTNKITRRMVVCGQKCQIIEFVLEKGAVIPAHRHPHEQIGYVQKGKLKMLIDGQISILTQGDGYWIEPNVEHEVEVLEDSIAIDVFSPPREDFKT
- a CDS encoding preprotein translocase subunit Sec61beta, with the protein product MPKKKSEGFQSAAGLIRYFESEDEKAIKINPWFVIGMAIALVVLVELLRNLFPT
- a CDS encoding lysine--tRNA ligase yields the protein MHWADVIARSLTSTTDNHLISTGISPSGFIHVGSLREAITAGAIQKALTGLGAKARLIYLIDSFDPLRKRYPFLPEDFEDEVGRPLSHVRCPCGSHKNYAHHFIQPFLEALDILGIKPEIYWTHELYAKGIFADAIDTVINAKMKIVEILREVTKREISDDYFPYNPRCSSCGKFADVEILRYERPFVYYRCRCGNNGKADIRKDDGKLPWRIEWAAKWKIFGVTCEPFGKDHAAAGGSYDTGVRFAREIFGIKPPFPVPYEFVQLKGKGQMHKSTGSVITGIDALKITPAPVLSFTILRYNPDRHIDYDPGLGILEMVDEYDRIERLYYKGGAEEKELDLLRAYELSQPKFIRTQMPLQVPYRHLVNVVQITDSFEGVIEILKRTEHISEISQLDAEVLWERVQCVKYWLQHFAPDEVKFSLAMETPIIKLDEVESAFLNCLNAALRDIDWEADTIHNSIYGCAKTSGLSAAKAFQLLYQIFINRMSGPRLGYFFSTLDKKFVLARIESVLHAR
- a CDS encoding DNA topoisomerase IV subunit A; this encodes MTSSERHGEALDRLYEIANSIYDQISEGKVPKMLIPLRTKGNIKFDPKLGVWKYGKAMGARTAKKTRGAQMLLRTMFVLEFIEDMIANNKSSTLREMYYISEGWGKAKFSSQDESNLLAEDLEIVTKCLREDFKLRPEENGASVIGDLTITEVDRKGKLKRINCRDDVGDSGYSIPYNVEKEKIELIETSAKFVIAIETGGMFDRLVENGFDEKFDALLVHLKGQPARSTRRFIKRLNEELQLPVVVFTDGDPWSFRIFASVAYGAIKTAHISEYLATPTAEFIGITASDIINYDLPTDKLTDMDIRALNAELNDPRFNDEFWRNEIETMLEIGKKAEQQALAKYGLDYVTDTYLPEKLTELGII